A window of Castanea sativa cultivar Marrone di Chiusa Pesio chromosome 1, ASM4071231v1 contains these coding sequences:
- the LOC142621750 gene encoding COBRA-like protein 6 has product MGMVLILSFFILITSISPSYGYDPLDPHANITITWDLMLENDATYDVRVSLYNFQLFRHMDRPGWKLSWTWKSDEAIWDMWGAEATEQGNCSRFKGGVLPHCCEKQPVIVDLMPGAPYNKQFNNCCKGGVLTSMTQDQTLYGAAFRMNVNKATINNTDNSFFMPLNFNLGVPGYTCGDPFKVPPSKFKADGGRRSTQALETWNVTCIYSQFQASLTPKCCVSLSAFYNSTIVPCPQCSCNCEGLGGTKCVNSDKTPPLLELRHANDEEPQPLVRCSKHMCPIKVHWHVKESYREYWRVKITITNLNFVKNYSQWNLVVLHPNLRNVTQIFSFNYLPLNPYGSINDTGMFWGIKYYNDMLLQSGPSGNVQTEMLLNKDPSIFTFREGWTFPRKISFNGDECVMPPPDEYPRLPNSGHSVTEKPSLIFFSLFLLILLVL; this is encoded by the exons atgggcatggttttgattttgagtttCTTCATTCTCATCACCTCCATCTCACCTTCTT ATGGGTATGATCCATTGGATCCTCATGCAAATATAACCATTACATGGGATCTCATGCTTGAAAATGATGCAACATAtgat GTAAGAGTATCACTCTACAACTTCCAATTATTCCGGCATATGGACCGGCCTGGTTGGAAATTGAGTTGGACGTGGAAAAGCGATGAGGCAATATGGGATATGTGGGGGGCAGAGGCCACAGAGCAAGGAAATTGCTCTAGATTTAAGGGTGGAGTACTTCCACATTGTTGTGAGAAGCAACCAGTGATTGTTGATCTCATGCCAGGAGCTCCATATAACAAGCAGTTTAACAATTGCTGCAAGGGAGGGGTGCTAACCTCTATGACACAAGACCAAACTCTGTATGGTGCTGCTTTTAGGATGAATGTTAATAAAGCTACTATTAACAATACAGACAATAGCTTCTTCATGCCTTTAAATTTCAACCTTGGTGTTCCTGGATATACTTGTGGAGATCCATTTAAAGTTCCACCAAGCAAGTTCAAGGCAGATGGAGGCCGTCGATCAACTCAAGCTCTTG AGACATGGAATGTAACCTGTATTTACTCGCAATTTCAAGCATCACTTACTCCAAAATGTTGTGTTTCCTTATCTGCATTCTACAATAGTACCATTGTTCCTTGCCCCCAGTGCAGCTGTAATTGCGAAGGACTAGGTGGAACAAAATGTGTAAA CTCTGATAAAACTCCTCCCTTGCTGGAGCTACGACATGCAAATGATGAAGAACCACAACCTTTGGTGAGGTGTTCTAAACACATGTGCCCCATAAAGGTGCACTGGCATGTGAAAGAAAGTTACAGAGAGTACTGGCGAGTAAAAATCACTATCACAAatcttaattttgttaaaaactaTTCCCAGTGGAACTTGGTGGTATTACACCCCAACTTGAGAAATGTCACTCAGATTTTCAGCTTCAACTATCTGCCCCTTAATCCGTATGGAAGCATTA ATGACACAGGGATGTTTTGGGGGATTAAATACTACAATGACATGTTACTTCAATCAGGACCAAGTGGAAATGTACAAACTGAGATGCTACTAAACAAAGATCCAAGTATTTTTACTTTCAGAGAAGGATGGACTTTCCCaagaaaaatttcttttaatggTGATGAATGTGTCATGCCTCCTCCAGATGAATACCCTAGGCTCCCTAACAGTGGTCATAGTGTCACAGAAAAGCCTTCCctaattttcttctctttgtttttacTTATATTACTGGTGCTTTGA